CGTTCGACGTGACATTCACCGTGATCGTGCAGCCCGCAGGCGGGATGAGGGCACCCGAGGCGTAGGCCACCGTGCTGGAACCTGCCGCAGCCGTCACGCTGGCGACGGTGCAGGAGCCCCCCACATTCGGCGTGGCCGCCACCACCACGTTGGATGGCAGGTTGTCAGTCATGGGGCTGGCCAACGTCAGTGCCGAGGCATTCGGATTGCCCAACGTAATGGTCAGCGTGGAAATCCCACCCTGGTCGATGGCACTCGGGTTGAACGCCTTGACCACCGTGGGTGCGGCCGGTTTGTCCACGCCCAAGGTGGCGTGGGCAGGCTCCGGGTTGGTACCCGCGCTGGTGTTCAACTGGCCGGCAGCGATGGTGTTGAGATAGTTGCCGGTCGTCGCGGATGTGACGTCCACGGAAATCGTGCAACCACCCGCCGGGATCGTGGCACCGCTCGCATAACTGAGGTTGATGGCACCCGCTGTTGCCGTCACGGTGCCCGGACATGCCGTGGCACCCGTCCCGAGATTGCCATTGATGTTGGGCGTTGCGGCCACGAAAACATTGCCGGGCAGTGCATCCACCAGCGCGCTGGTGAGCGTGATGGCTGTGGCATTGGGGTTATCCAGCCGGATGCGCAGGGTGCTGGTGCCGCCCGAAGCGATCTGTGCGGGCGTGAAGCTCTTGCTTACTTGCGGCGGAGCCAGCGCCTGCAGGTCAGCCTCTGCGGGGTTGCCATTGGTCAACCCCTGCTGGCTGGAGATCGCACCCTGGCCGATAGTGTTCTTGAACGTGCCGGCCTCGTTGGCGACCACCGAAGCCCGGAAGATGCAGCTACCCGTTGCAGGGACCGTCGCACCCGACAGCGAGATCGACGATGCACCCGGCAAGGCCGTGACGCTGCCACCTGCGCAGGTGGTGGTGGGATTGGCCGGGTTGGCCACGGCCACATGCGGCGGCAAGTTATCGGTCAACGCCACACCAGTAAGCGCCACGCTGGCCGGGTTGGTGATGGTGACCACCAGTTCGCTGATCTCCCCGATCTTCACCACGGTCTTCGAGAAACTCTTCGCAATGCTGGGCACGTTCTCCACATGCAGCGTGGCGGTTCCCGGCACCGGATTCGTGACACCTTGATCCGTCGTCACCGTGTTGGCTGGAATCTCATTCAGATACAGCCCGGTACCCGGTGCAGTGACATCCACGTCCACATTGCAACTGGCGCCTGGCGTGAGTGTGACGTTGGTGAGTGTCAACGCCTGCGTGGCCGTGTTGACGTTGATCTGAGCACCAGAACAGGTGGATGTGGCATTGGGCGCAGGCGCGAATACCAAACCGGACGGCAGTGCATCAGTAAAGGTCACACCGGTCAGCACCGTGGGATTGATGATGTTGGGGTCGAACGTGTTGACCAGCTTGATCTTCAAACGCGAGACGGCAGCTGGTGCAATGTAGGCAGGTTCAAAACCCTTGGATACCCCAAGGCCCTGCAGCGTGGTCAGCGTGGCCGAGGTGGGCGTGGCATTGGTATAGCCCCCTTTGCTCGTCACTGCGCCTGCGGGGATGGTGTTGGTGAGGTTCAGGAACGCCACTGAAGTCACCTTGAGCGTGACGGTACAGCTGCCCGCTGCCGCCAGGTGAGCACCTGTCAACGAGACTTGCCCGCCCCCCGGAACGGCCGCGACCGTACCGCCCGTACAAGTGGTTTGTGCATCCGGCGCCGAATACACCATGATGCCGGCCGGGAAGACGTCGGAGAACGCCACGTTGTCGATGGGCACCGCCGAGGTATTGACCACATCAATCGTCAGCAACGACGGTTGATTGCCGGTGACCACAAGAGGATTGAAATTCTTGTTCAGCGCCAGGCTGGCGGACTGCTGCCCCAGGGTGGCGGCCACCACCTGGCTGTTGCTGGGCCCCTCGGCGCTCGTGATGCTCCCTGCAGGAATGGTATTGATCCACGGACCAGCGCCTTCGGCCTGAACGTCAAATGACAGGGTACAACTGCCACCCGCCGGCATGACGGCACCATCGAGGCGCACGCTGGTGGCGCCGGGGTTGGCGGTGATCACGGGCGCACCGCCGCAAGAGGTGGCAGCGTTGGCCGGGTTGGCAATCACCAGGCCGCCTGCAAGGCCTGTGTCGTTGATCGACACATTCGTCAACTGACCTGCGGTCTGGTTGAGCACGGTCACCGTTGCACGCGAGACACCATGCGGCGCGACCGTCGTCGGTTGGAAGCTCTTGGTGGCACTCAGGCCCGCAGTGATCGCCAGGTTCGCCGAACGACTGCCGGGAATAGTCCCTGCCGAAGACGAAAATTGCCCGGGTGCAATCGTATTGGTATGCGTACCCAGCACGGTGCCGGTCACGCGCGCCGTGATGGTGCACGATGCCTGCTGCGCTGCATCGGGCCGTACCGGAACGGTGGCTCCCGCCAGGATGATCTCGCTCGCACCCGGGAAGGCCTGCAACGATCCCCCCGTACAGGTGGTGCTGGCCGCCGGGTCAGCCGCAAGCACCACACCGCTGGGAAGCGAGTCGGTGAGATTGACGCTCCCGAGCGCATTGACCGTGCGGTTGAAGATCGTGATGGTCAACTGCGACGTCTGGCCCGCGGCAATGGATGTGGGATTGAAGGCCTTGGTCAAATCCACCGCGTCGATCACCGGCAGGTTGGCTGCGGCGGTGTTCGTATTGACGGTCGATCCACCGGGCCCCGTACCGCCCACCGCCGACGTCGGCAATGAGTTGACGAATGTGGTGCCCACGGTAGCGCCTGCCGGCGGCCTTGCCCGGAACGTGACCGTGCACTGGCCTGGCAGTGTTCCGGAAGCGGCCGGAATGCTGCCACCCGTACCGCTCAGGACCACAGGGTTCGAGCCCGAGCTGCTGAACGTAAAGCCGCAGCCAGACGGCGCCTGTGAACCGTCGAGTTCCATGGGTTGGCCACCCACCACGGGCAGGGAATCGGTAAAGCTGGCGCCAGTGACAGCACCCGACGCGAAATTGCTGATCGTGACCGAGAAGGTGGCCCACTGGCCCGGCGCCACGCGGGCCGGAGAAACACTCTTGTTGATGCGCAGCTGTGAGTAGGCGTGCAGCGTGGCGTTGGCCGCCGGGCTACCTATGCCTTGTGCATTGGTGATCGCGCCAGCAGCCAGACTGTTGGTGTAATCCGACTCGCTGGTGGCCGTGACCGGCACCTCGATCGTGCAAGTGCCGCCATTGGCGGCCACCGTGGCACCCGAGAGGCTGATGGTCTGGGGCGACACCCCGGTATTGCGACTTGCTATCCCATGGGTTCCACTCGTGCAGCTGACCGTGGGATTGGCCGTGGTCTGCAGATTGGCGTGCGGGAAGGTGTCCGTGAAACTGGTATTCGTCAGGTCCGTGCCACCATTGTTCGTGATGACGATCCGCATGGTGGAGGTCTGCCCCACCGGGATGGTGTCGGGCGTGAAGCTCTTGCTGACCCGCATCGGGGCATTCACGATCAGATTACGACTGAAGGCGGGGCTGCTCAGACCTCGCGTGTTGCCAATGGCGCCAGCAGCCAGTGAATTGGTGAAGGTCTGCGTGGTCGCCCCTGCAGGTGTCAGGGCTGGAACAACCACATCCACCGTCATGGTGCAAACGCCGCCATTGCCTATGGTTGCTCCAGTGAGCGTGACGGCCGTGGCACCCGCAGATGGTGCAAAGGTGCCGTTGGCAAATCCTGTACCGGTGCAAGCGACATTGGCGTTAGGGGCAGCAGCCACCTGCATACCCGCTGGGAGCGTATCGGTGAAACTGGTCAGCGGCATGGATTTGCCGCCATTGGGATTGGTGAGGGTAATGGTCAGTGTCGTCGCGCGGCCAACATAGGACGGCGACGGCGAAAAATTCTTGGATCCCGTCGGAGGCTGCAGACTAGTGACGAGCAGCGTGGCATTGGCCGGAGTGCTGTTGTGACCTAGGGTGCCATTCTCGACATAGCGGAAACCCGCTGTGGTTGCGTTCGGATCGGTATTGGCCGGAATCGGAACAATCTGGTTGCCCGTGGTGGTGGAAGTGACCGCCACCCGGATCTCGCACTCGCCGGGAATGGTCGCGCTGGTGGCTGCCGCAACCGCCCCTCCCTCCAGGCGCACAATGGTTGTGCCCTGGGTAGCAGTCAGCGTACCACCGCAGGTATTGCTGACGATTCCGGGCGCCACAATGGAAATTTTGGGATCCGGGACAGCACCACCGAAGTTCAACAAAGATGTGACATCAACGTTTGTCAAACCAGTAGACGTGCTGTCATTGACAATCTTGATGGTGTAGGTCGAGGTATCACCCTGATCAATGGTGGCCGGACCAAACTGATGGTTGATGGTTACCGTCGCCAAGGCCAGTCCAGGCACGAAGCCGACAAGCGCCAAAAAGCCCTTCAGCACACGGAGACCACTTCGCGATAACGGTTTGACATAGCGAACAGACATTCTTCAACCCTCTCTTCTAATAAGACACCCAGTGGTAATTGCGGCCACAGACCCAAACAGCGCGCACCAGGAAACATCAGCCAAGGCAGGTAACGATAGTTATCAACACTCGAATTTTGAATGATGATTGGTTTCCCGAAATTTAACAATCATCCACCGCTCTCTGACGCCTTTCTGACGCGCGCCACCATCTCCTGCGCAAACTCGATGAAGGCCTTGCTGCCGCGCGCCGAGGGGTCGAACACCACACCGGGCAGGCCATAGCTCGGGGCCTCGGCCAGGCGCACGTTGCGCGGGATGATGGTGGCAAACACCTTGTCGCCAAAATGGCCGTTGAGCTGGTCGCTGACCTGCTGCTGCAGCGTCATGCGCGGGTCAAACATGACGCGCAGCAGGCCGATGATTTGCAGGTCGGGGTTGAGGTTGGCGTGCACCTGCTTGATGGTGTTGACCAAGTCGGCCAGCCCCTCCAGGGCGAAGTACTCGCACTGCATGGGCACGACCACGCCGTGCGCGGCGCACAGGCCGTTGAGGGTGAGCAAGGAAAGCGACGGCGGGCAATCGACGAGCACAAAGTCGTAATCGGCATCGACGGCCGCCAGCGCCGCCTTCAGGCGCTTGTCGCGCTGCTCCAGTTCCACCAGCTCCACCTCGGCTCCGGCGAGTTCGCGGTTGGCGCCCAAAACCCAGTAGCCGCATTTTTCTGACAGCACGGCCGCTTCTTTCACGGCCGCCGTGCCCAGCAGCACGTCGTACACCGACAGCGCCAGGCTGCGCTTATCGACCCCCGAGCCCATGGTGGCGTTGCCCTGCGGATCAAGGTCCACCAGCAGCACGCGCTGGCCAATCTTGGCCAAACCGGCGGCAAGGTTAACGGTGGTGGTGGTCTTGCCGACGCCGCCCTTTTGGTTGGCGATACAAAAAATTTTGGCCATGCTGCGCAGGAAATGGTGAAAGAAACGGTTGAGAAATTGCGCGCGAGTTTACTGCGCACGCTGGCGCAGCCAGCAAATGCAGCGCTCGGCATCCAGGCCCGGCACGGTCAAAGGTTCCACGTGAAACAGCTCCACATCGGGCGCCAGGGCTGCAATTTCTTCGGTGGGGTGCTTGGCTTTCATCGCCAGCCACAC
This DNA window, taken from Acidovorax sp. HDW3, encodes the following:
- a CDS encoding IPTL-CTERM sorting domain-containing protein — its product is MSVRYVKPLSRSGLRVLKGFLALVGFVPGLALATVTINHQFGPATIDQGDTSTYTIKIVNDSTSTGLTNVDVTSLLNFGGAVPDPKISIVAPGIVSNTCGGTLTATQGTTIVRLEGGAVAAATSATIPGECEIRVAVTSTTTGNQIVPIPANTDPNATTAGFRYVENGTLGHNSTPANATLLVTSLQPPTGSKNFSPSPSYVGRATTLTITLTNPNGGKSMPLTSFTDTLPAGMQVAAAPNANVACTGTGFANGTFAPSAGATAVTLTGATIGNGGVCTMTVDVVVPALTPAGATTQTFTNSLAAGAIGNTRGLSSPAFSRNLIVNAPMRVSKSFTPDTIPVGQTSTMRIVITNNGGTDLTNTSFTDTFPHANLQTTANPTVSCTSGTHGIASRNTGVSPQTISLSGATVAANGGTCTIEVPVTATSESDYTNSLAAGAITNAQGIGSPAANATLHAYSQLRINKSVSPARVAPGQWATFSVTISNFASGAVTGASFTDSLPVVGGQPMELDGSQAPSGCGFTFSSSGSNPVVLSGTGGSIPAASGTLPGQCTVTFRARPPAGATVGTTFVNSLPTSAVGGTGPGGSTVNTNTAAANLPVIDAVDLTKAFNPTSIAAGQTSQLTITIFNRTVNALGSVNLTDSLPSGVVLAADPAASTTCTGGSLQAFPGASEIILAGATVPVRPDAAQQASCTITARVTGTVLGTHTNTIAPGQFSSSAGTIPGSRSANLAITAGLSATKSFQPTTVAPHGVSRATVTVLNQTAGQLTNVSINDTGLAGGLVIANPANAATSCGGAPVITANPGATSVRLDGAVMPAGGSCTLSFDVQAEGAGPWINTIPAGSITSAEGPSNSQVVAATLGQQSASLALNKNFNPLVVTGNQPSLLTIDVVNTSAVPIDNVAFSDVFPAGIMVYSAPDAQTTCTGGTVAAVPGGGQVSLTGAHLAAAGSCTVTLKVTSVAFLNLTNTIPAGAVTSKGGYTNATPTSATLTTLQGLGVSKGFEPAYIAPAAVSRLKIKLVNTFDPNIINPTVLTGVTFTDALPSGLVFAPAPNATSTCSGAQINVNTATQALTLTNVTLTPGASCNVDVDVTAPGTGLYLNEIPANTVTTDQGVTNPVPGTATLHVENVPSIAKSFSKTVVKIGEISELVVTITNPASVALTGVALTDNLPPHVAVANPANPTTTCAGGSVTALPGASSISLSGATVPATGSCIFRASVVANEAGTFKNTIGQGAISSQQGLTNGNPAEADLQALAPPQVSKSFTPAQIASGGTSTLRIRLDNPNATAITLTSALVDALPGNVFVAATPNINGNLGTGATACPGTVTATAGAINLSYASGATIPAGGCTISVDVTSATTGNYLNTIAAGQLNTSAGTNPEPAHATLGVDKPAAPTVVKAFNPSAIDQGGISTLTITLGNPNASALTLASPMTDNLPSNVVVAATPNVGGSCTVASVTAAAGSSTVAYASGALIPPAGCTITVNVTSNVAGSYNNNIPDGGLVTVEAGKNPTPANAGLVVRAPVNPTVLKSFAPSTINPGGVSRLTITLGNANATAAILTVDLVDSLPAQVKVATPPALGGTCTGATQAAAGSSTVTYPTGATIPANGSCTIEVNVTSAVSGGPYTNTIAAGDLKTTLGNNGAPASANLLVNPGQPPSVSKSFAPTSIVTGKESTLTISLGNGNASAATLTANLVDNLPAGVTVAAVPAVAGTCTLASVTASAGATSVAYAAGATIPAGGCSIQVRVTSSSVGVHVNTIAAGALQTDVGNNAVATTANLTVVASAPASIASIAGNVYHDRNDNGLIDPGEEGIAGVEIRLTQGGTVVATTTTDASGHYSFTNLVPGTYTVVEVHPSGWIDGKDTAGSHGGTVSNDVIANVTLAGGDNATNYNFGERRPPTGPTSIPTLSEWGLIILSLLLAAFALRRLPQSARRRM
- a CDS encoding ParA family protein is translated as MAKIFCIANQKGGVGKTTTTVNLAAGLAKIGQRVLLVDLDPQGNATMGSGVDKRSLALSVYDVLLGTAAVKEAAVLSEKCGYWVLGANRELAGAEVELVELEQRDKRLKAALAAVDADYDFVLVDCPPSLSLLTLNGLCAAHGVVVPMQCEYFALEGLADLVNTIKQVHANLNPDLQIIGLLRVMFDPRMTLQQQVSDQLNGHFGDKVFATIIPRNVRLAEAPSYGLPGVVFDPSARGSKAFIEFAQEMVARVRKASESGG